One region of Aurantimonas sp. HBX-1 genomic DNA includes:
- a CDS encoding efflux RND transporter permease subunit codes for MSWNFSAWAIRNPVPPILLFVVLIALGIVSFITLPITRFPNIDVPVISVTITESGAAPSELETQVTKKVEDAIAGISGLKHVTSTITDGSSITAAEFRLEIDVDRATNDVKDAIAKIRSDLPRTIEEPIVQRIEVENQSIVTYAASSPGKTPEQLSWFVDDVVIRALQGLNGVGRVERMGGVEREIQVRLDPDRLAALGITAADVNRQLRATNVDLSGGRGEFGGQEQAIRTLSSADTVEGLGATKISLPGGRQVRLSELGDVVDSWEEPRSFARLDGQPVVAFSIYRSKGASDTTVADLAAGKVKELAAGNPDVQFTKIDDSVTYTYGNYESAMETLGEGALLAVIVVLLFLRDWRATAVAAITLPLAAIPTFWAMDLMGFSLNLVSLLAITLVTGILVDDAIVEIENIERHMGMGKPPYKAAMEAADEIGLAVIAITLTIMAVFAPVSFMGGIAGQYFKQFGLTVAVAVFFSLLVARLITPMLAAYFFHPHATSGPGFGRMLRRNLLIAAPLAGLAIGLLFALAALPGAAADSPALAAIAGYAAALPPVSFDLAAELSLAIMGGAVVLAILFAYIGMPHPAEHHDGLLMRAYTGFLRATVRWRWITLAVGIALFALAIDSIKYLPTGFIPKEDASRIVVSLELPPGSTLETTRAVTDKAVASIRELPEVRSVLVIGGSSPTGTLEVRRAALTINLTRKFERTRSQGDLEPVIADRLAAIPDIRSFYVNDRGERELSVGILGADGAKVAAVAAELESQMRREPIFANPSAMASFARPEIRIRPRLDEAADLAIAPETISETVRVATIGDVGANLAKFNVGTRQVPIRVQLREDAREDLSTIRSLRVTTGSGASVPLESVADIGFGQGPSTIDRYDRDRLVKVGTSMMPGYEIGQGSEVIMALPAIKDMPPGVRVQEVGDAEIQGEVFAGFASAMGAGIMMVLVVLILLFGSFFVPITILASLPLSVGGVVGALLLTHTAISMPVVIGILMLMGIVTKNSIMLVDFAVEQEKHGVSQMEAIIDAGRKRARPIIMTTLAMAAGMVPAAMATGEGGEFRAPMAIAVIGGLLVSTVLSLVFIPSVYTLMDDLSHVVGRLFGWLLKPNTADGGAPSEPARPPQPDLFGPSWQRVTEFPQRAKPDRDDRLQPAAE; via the coding sequence ATGAGCTGGAACTTCTCCGCCTGGGCGATCCGTAACCCGGTTCCGCCGATCCTCCTTTTCGTGGTGCTGATCGCCCTCGGCATCGTCAGCTTCATCACGCTGCCGATCACCCGCTTCCCGAACATCGACGTGCCGGTGATCTCGGTGACGATCACCGAGTCCGGCGCCGCGCCGTCGGAACTGGAGACCCAGGTCACCAAGAAGGTCGAGGACGCCATCGCCGGCATCTCCGGCCTCAAGCACGTCACCTCGACGATCACCGACGGCTCCTCGATCACCGCGGCCGAGTTCCGGCTGGAGATCGACGTCGACCGCGCCACCAACGACGTCAAGGACGCGATCGCCAAGATCCGCTCGGACCTGCCGCGCACGATCGAGGAGCCGATCGTCCAGCGCATCGAGGTCGAGAACCAGTCGATCGTCACCTACGCGGCCTCCTCGCCGGGCAAGACCCCGGAGCAGCTGTCGTGGTTCGTCGACGACGTGGTGATCCGCGCCCTGCAGGGGCTCAACGGCGTCGGCCGGGTGGAGCGCATGGGCGGCGTCGAGCGCGAGATCCAGGTCCGCCTCGATCCCGACCGGCTGGCGGCGCTCGGCATCACCGCGGCCGACGTCAACCGGCAGCTGCGCGCGACGAATGTCGACCTCTCGGGCGGCAGGGGCGAGTTCGGCGGCCAGGAACAGGCGATCCGCACCCTCTCCTCGGCCGATACGGTCGAGGGTCTCGGCGCCACGAAGATCTCCCTGCCCGGGGGCCGGCAGGTCCGGCTCAGCGAACTCGGCGACGTCGTCGATTCCTGGGAGGAGCCGCGCTCCTTCGCCCGGCTTGACGGCCAGCCGGTGGTCGCCTTCTCGATCTATCGCTCGAAGGGCGCCAGCGACACCACCGTCGCCGACCTGGCGGCCGGCAAGGTCAAGGAACTCGCGGCCGGCAATCCCGACGTGCAGTTCACCAAGATCGACGACAGCGTCACCTACACCTACGGCAACTACGAGTCGGCGATGGAGACGCTCGGCGAGGGTGCGCTGCTGGCGGTCATCGTGGTGCTGCTGTTCCTGCGCGACTGGCGGGCGACGGCGGTCGCCGCAATCACCCTGCCGCTGGCGGCGATCCCGACCTTCTGGGCGATGGACCTGATGGGCTTCTCGCTCAATCTCGTCAGCCTGCTGGCGATCACGCTGGTCACCGGCATCCTCGTCGACGACGCGATCGTCGAGATCGAGAACATCGAGCGCCACATGGGGATGGGCAAGCCGCCCTACAAAGCCGCCATGGAGGCGGCCGACGAGATCGGCCTCGCCGTCATCGCCATCACCCTGACGATCATGGCGGTGTTCGCGCCGGTCAGCTTCATGGGCGGCATCGCCGGCCAGTATTTCAAGCAGTTCGGCCTCACCGTCGCCGTGGCGGTGTTCTTCTCGCTGCTCGTCGCGCGGCTGATCACCCCGATGCTGGCGGCATATTTCTTCCACCCGCATGCCACCAGCGGCCCGGGCTTCGGCCGCATGCTCCGTCGCAACCTGCTGATCGCCGCGCCGCTGGCGGGACTGGCGATCGGGCTGCTGTTCGCGCTGGCGGCGCTTCCGGGCGCGGCGGCCGACAGTCCGGCGCTCGCCGCCATCGCCGGCTATGCAGCGGCGCTGCCGCCGGTGAGCTTCGACCTCGCGGCGGAACTCTCGCTGGCGATCATGGGCGGTGCGGTCGTGCTGGCGATCCTGTTCGCCTATATCGGCATGCCGCATCCGGCGGAGCACCACGACGGCCTGCTGATGCGGGCCTATACCGGCTTCCTGCGCGCCACCGTGCGCTGGCGCTGGATCACGCTCGCCGTCGGCATCGCACTGTTCGCGCTGGCCATCGACAGCATCAAGTACCTGCCGACGGGCTTCATCCCGAAGGAGGACGCGTCGCGCATCGTGGTCTCGCTCGAACTGCCGCCCGGCTCGACACTCGAGACGACACGCGCCGTGACCGACAAGGCCGTGGCGAGCATCCGCGAACTGCCGGAAGTGCGCAGCGTCCTCGTCATCGGCGGATCGAGCCCGACCGGCACGCTGGAAGTACGGCGGGCGGCGCTGACCATCAACCTGACCCGCAAGTTCGAGCGGACCCGTAGCCAGGGCGACCTCGAGCCGGTCATCGCCGACAGGCTGGCGGCGATCCCCGACATCCGGTCGTTCTACGTCAACGATCGCGGCGAGCGGGAACTCTCGGTCGGCATCCTCGGCGCCGACGGCGCGAAGGTGGCGGCGGTGGCGGCAGAACTCGAAAGCCAGATGCGGCGGGAGCCGATCTTCGCCAACCCTTCGGCCATGGCCTCCTTCGCCCGGCCGGAAATCCGCATCCGCCCCCGCCTCGACGAGGCGGCCGACCTCGCCATCGCGCCCGAGACCATCTCGGAAACGGTGCGGGTCGCGACGATCGGCGACGTCGGGGCGAACCTTGCCAAGTTCAATGTCGGCACGCGGCAGGTGCCGATCCGGGTGCAGCTGCGCGAGGATGCGCGCGAGGATCTGTCGACCATCCGCAGCCTGCGGGTGACCACCGGCAGCGGCGCCTCGGTGCCGCTGGAAAGCGTCGCCGACATCGGATTCGGCCAGGGCCCCTCGACCATCGACCGCTACGATCGCGACCGGCTGGTCAAGGTCGGCACCTCGATGATGCCGGGCTACGAGATCGGCCAGGGCAGCGAGGTCATCATGGCCCTGCCGGCGATCAAGGACATGCCGCCGGGTGTGCGGGTCCAGGAGGTCGGCGACGCCGAGATCCAGGGCGAGGTCTTTGCCGGCTTCGCCTCGGCGATGGGCGCCGGCATCATGATGGTGCTGGTGGTGCTGATCCTGCTGTTCGGCAGCTTCTTCGTGCCGATTACCATTCTCGCCTCGCTTCCCCTCTCCGTCGGCGGCGTTGTCGGCGCCCTGCTTCTCACCCATACGGCGATCTCGATGCCGGTGGTCATCGGGATCCTGATGCTGATGGGCATCGTCACCAAGAACTCCATCATGCTGGTGGATTTCGCGGTCGAGCAGGAAAAGCACGGGGTCAGCCAGATGGAGGCGATCATCGATGCCGGCCGCAAGCGGGCGCGCCCGATCATCATGACCACGCTGGCCATGGCGGCGGGCATGGTGCCGGCGGCCATGGCGACCGGCGAAGGCGGCGAATTCCGCGCGCCGATGGCGATCGCGGTGATCGGCGGCCTGCTGGTCTCGACGGTCCTGTCGCTGGTCTTCATCCCGTCGGTCTACACGCTGATGGACGATCTCAGCCATGTCGTCGGGCGGCTGTTCGGGTGGCTCCTGAAGCCCAATACCGCCGACGGCGGCGCGCCGTCCGAGCCCGCAAGGCCGCCGCAGCCGGACCTGTTCGGACCGAGCTGGCAGCGCGTCACCGAGTTCCCGCAACGGGCCAAGCCCGACCGCGACGACCGGCTGCAGCCCGCCGCGGAATAA
- a CDS encoding TIGR01459 family HAD-type hydrolase, which yields MTRTTEAEGLRAIADDYDAFFLDQFGVVHDGTSAYDGAADAVAALSGLGKKVIFVTNSGRPAAFNEARLARLGVRRETYLACITSGDVAIRLCEDGVFPLPEDRRIRCLTISSLDDYNLSDRLGCVRTESGADADLLVIAGSQADTIPMADYEAMMRPAAARGVACICTNPDRHMLTPSGLVPSAGAIADLYAALGGPVTFVGKPHPEIYEAAHALIPDVEKKRILCVGDSIDHDIAGAVGFGAAAALVRTGILADIERAEVDARLTSAGVRADYLLPALRW from the coding sequence ATGACACGCACGACAGAGGCCGAGGGCCTCCGCGCCATTGCAGATGACTACGACGCGTTCTTCCTCGACCAATTCGGCGTGGTCCATGACGGCACCAGCGCCTATGACGGGGCGGCGGATGCCGTCGCGGCACTCAGCGGGCTCGGCAAGAAGGTGATCTTCGTCACCAATTCCGGGCGGCCGGCGGCCTTCAACGAGGCGCGGCTGGCGCGACTCGGCGTGCGGCGCGAAACCTATCTCGCCTGCATCACCTCGGGGGACGTCGCGATCCGGCTCTGCGAGGACGGCGTGTTTCCGCTGCCCGAGGATCGGCGCATACGGTGCCTGACGATCTCCAGCCTCGACGACTACAATTTGTCCGACCGCCTCGGCTGCGTGAGGACCGAAAGCGGCGCTGACGCCGACCTGCTGGTGATCGCCGGCAGCCAGGCCGACACGATCCCCATGGCCGATTACGAAGCGATGATGCGCCCCGCCGCGGCGCGCGGCGTCGCCTGCATCTGCACGAATCCGGACCGCCACATGCTGACGCCGTCGGGGCTGGTGCCGTCCGCCGGCGCCATCGCCGACCTCTATGCGGCGCTCGGCGGCCCGGTGACCTTCGTCGGCAAGCCGCATCCGGAAATCTACGAAGCCGCCCATGCGCTGATACCGGACGTCGAGAAGAAGCGCATCCTCTGCGTCGGCGACAGCATCGACCATGACATCGCCGGTGCCGTGGGGTTCGGCGCCGCCGCGGCGCTGGTGCGCACCGGCATCCTGGCCGATATCGAGAGGGCGGAGGTCGACGCGCGGCTGACTTCCGCCGGTGTCAGGGCCGACTACCTGCTGCCGGCGCTGCGCTGGTGA
- a CDS encoding hydroxymethylglutaryl-CoA lyase: MSEAAAMAASVEIVEVAPRDGFQSIAEPLPTAEKIAVIEALLDAGITRMELGSFVSPKSIPQMADMAEIAAHFRGRAGARLAVLVPNARGAELALQHGYADLVFVVSVSEAHNLNNVRQTVAQSLDQLRAIVAATAGTPGLRLRVDLGTSFDCPFTGTVPMDDVARVFAEALAIAPAAEFALCDTTGRADPLNVRNRFAAMMRMSPDTAWAFHGHDTFGMGVANALFAYEAGVRVIEGAAAGLGGCPFAPGATGNTATEDLDFAFAEGGIRTGIDRAKLLEAADRIAALPDARTGGHLRAVPRARAAA, from the coding sequence ATGTCTGAGGCGGCGGCCATGGCGGCGTCGGTGGAGATCGTCGAGGTCGCGCCGCGCGACGGCTTCCAGTCGATCGCCGAGCCTTTGCCGACGGCAGAAAAGATCGCGGTCATCGAGGCATTGCTCGATGCCGGCATCACCCGCATGGAGCTCGGCTCCTTCGTCAGCCCGAAGTCGATTCCGCAAATGGCCGACATGGCCGAGATCGCGGCGCATTTTCGCGGCCGCGCCGGCGCGCGGCTTGCCGTGCTGGTGCCCAATGCGCGCGGCGCCGAACTCGCCCTGCAGCATGGCTATGCCGATCTCGTCTTCGTCGTTTCGGTCTCCGAAGCGCACAATCTCAACAATGTCCGCCAGACGGTGGCGCAGTCGCTCGACCAGCTGCGGGCGATCGTCGCCGCGACCGCGGGCACGCCGGGACTTCGCCTCAGGGTCGATCTCGGCACCAGCTTCGACTGCCCGTTCACCGGCACCGTGCCGATGGACGATGTCGCCCGTGTCTTCGCCGAGGCGCTCGCGATCGCGCCGGCGGCGGAATTCGCGCTGTGCGACACCACCGGCCGGGCCGATCCGCTCAACGTCCGCAACCGGTTCGCCGCGATGATGCGGATGTCGCCGGACACCGCCTGGGCGTTCCACGGCCACGACACGTTCGGCATGGGCGTCGCCAACGCGCTCTTCGCCTACGAAGCTGGCGTTCGCGTCATCGAGGGCGCGGCGGCGGGCCTCGGCGGCTGTCCCTTCGCGCCCGGCGCCACCGGCAACACCGCCACCGAGGATCTCGACTTCGCCTTCGCCGAGGGCGGCATCCGCACCGGCATCGACAGGGCGAAGCTGCTCGAAGCGGCCGATCGCATCGCGGCGCTGCCGGACGCGAGGACCGGCGGCCATCTGCGCGCCGTGCCGCGGGCTCGGGCGGCGGCGTAA
- a CDS encoding TRAP transporter small permease — protein sequence MLAVPIRIVDQFSRFLQIIGQVILASMVLTITYDATMRYAFASPTSWSLEVNSFLLVYVAIMTAADVERRGEHIGITFLTEGFGEAGRRAVAVLVGLTGAAFCGILTWRGYLMAHDAWSYGERVSSAFGTPMWIPYAMLPIGFGALGLQFLLNMFREQPVGVGGADHV from the coding sequence ATGCTCGCCGTACCGATCCGGATCGTCGACCAGTTCTCGCGGTTCCTGCAGATCATCGGGCAGGTCATCCTCGCCTCGATGGTCCTGACGATCACCTACGACGCGACGATGCGCTACGCTTTTGCCTCGCCGACGTCCTGGAGCCTCGAGGTCAACAGCTTCCTGCTCGTCTACGTGGCGATCATGACGGCGGCGGACGTGGAGCGGCGCGGCGAGCATATCGGCATCACCTTCCTGACCGAAGGGTTCGGCGAGGCTGGCCGGCGGGCGGTGGCGGTGCTCGTCGGCCTGACCGGGGCCGCCTTCTGCGGCATCCTCACCTGGCGCGGCTACCTGATGGCGCACGATGCCTGGAGCTATGGCGAACGCGTCTCGAGCGCGTTCGGCACCCCGATGTGGATACCCTACGCCATGCTGCCGATCGGTTTCGGTGCGCTGGGGCTGCAGTTCCTCCTCAACATGTTCCGGGAGCAACCGGTGGGCGTCGGCGGCGCCGACCATGTCTGA
- a CDS encoding TRAP transporter substrate-binding protein: protein MTIDRRTFLTATGALAAGSALGLSMRSAAAQEKLTGVTYLPPSYADLAYGSQGFVDFVNEKHADAVAIDFYDSGRLLSADEQLPALRSGNIDFMFHTTSYITRSLPILGITGLPGVVGPLFENPDRMKRGTPLFQLVQDELKKNGLTVLSLGGGLLEPEYIWSTDASPVRNLDDIRGKRIRVVSFEATKAIEDFGGGAVRIPSSELYLALQRGTIDAAVANISTINGRSIQEQAKHVYRLPVTAFSIGIFVQTDRWEALDEPVRNAFMAGAEWFDENSARAANVDYFEKQYWPAFVEQGIEVIDPTEEELARFAEVSANVRTSWMEEVGTEVGERAIALALGQDA, encoded by the coding sequence ATGACCATCGACAGACGCACCTTTCTCACCGCCACCGGCGCGCTCGCGGCCGGCTCGGCTCTCGGCCTCTCGATGCGCTCGGCCGCGGCGCAGGAGAAGCTGACCGGCGTCACCTACCTGCCGCCGTCCTATGCCGATCTCGCCTACGGCTCGCAGGGCTTCGTCGACTTCGTCAACGAGAAGCACGCCGACGCGGTGGCGATCGACTTCTACGACTCCGGGCGGCTCCTGTCGGCCGACGAGCAACTGCCGGCGCTGCGGTCCGGCAATATCGACTTCATGTTCCACACCACCTCCTACATCACCCGCTCGCTGCCGATCCTAGGCATCACCGGCCTGCCGGGCGTCGTCGGCCCGCTGTTCGAGAATCCCGACCGGATGAAGCGCGGCACGCCGCTGTTCCAGCTGGTCCAGGACGAGCTGAAGAAGAACGGCCTGACCGTGCTGTCGCTCGGCGGCGGCCTGCTGGAGCCGGAGTATATCTGGAGCACCGATGCATCGCCGGTTCGCAATCTCGATGACATTCGCGGCAAGCGGATCCGCGTGGTCTCCTTCGAAGCCACCAAGGCGATCGAGGATTTCGGCGGCGGCGCCGTCCGCATTCCATCCTCGGAGCTCTATCTCGCGCTGCAGCGCGGCACGATCGATGCCGCGGTGGCGAACATCTCGACGATCAACGGCCGCAGCATCCAGGAGCAGGCCAAGCACGTCTACCGCCTGCCGGTGACGGCGTTCTCGATCGGCATCTTCGTCCAGACCGATCGCTGGGAAGCCCTCGACGAGCCGGTCCGCAACGCCTTCATGGCGGGCGCCGAGTGGTTCGACGAGAACAGCGCGCGCGCTGCCAATGTCGACTATTTCGAGAAGCAGTACTGGCCGGCCTTCGTCGAGCAGGGCATCGAGGTGATCGACCCCACCGAGGAGGAACTGGCCCGCTTCGCCGAGGTCAGCGCCAATGTCCGCACCAGTTGGATGGAAGAGGTCGGTACCGAGGTCGGCGAGCGGGCGATCGCCCTTGCGCTGGGCCAGGACGCCTAG